A genomic window from Fusobacterium varium includes:
- a CDS encoding thiamine-binding protein yields MGLKDCLWCIGGASKGVSGCRFSLYPMADNFVEIILGALSKTDMSKVWKATDKLSTCVRGKRVHVFDSVKGLFINAYRENVHMALEATFSKGCPGDTDADSFMEVDDIKLNENLIKDQKFNVVSKISFYPMGENDYMEHIAHAVMKAKENGVFSKSSHYVSILEGDVHDVFKTLEDIFEYGEANLSHYILQVTISVNSPTKE; encoded by the coding sequence ATGGGATTAAAAGATTGTTTATGGTGTATTGGAGGAGCTAGTAAAGGAGTTTCAGGATGTAGATTTTCTCTATATCCAATGGCAGATAATTTTGTAGAAATAATTTTAGGAGCTCTTTCAAAAACTGATATGTCAAAAGTTTGGAAAGCAACAGACAAACTAAGTACTTGTGTCAGAGGAAAAAGAGTACATGTTTTTGACAGTGTAAAGGGATTATTTATAAATGCTTACAGAGAAAATGTTCATATGGCATTGGAAGCAACTTTTTCAAAAGGGTGTCCTGGAGATACTGATGCAGATTCTTTTATGGAAGTAGATGATATAAAATTAAATGAAAATTTAATTAAAGATCAAAAATTCAATGTTGTAAGTAAAATATCATTCTATCCTATGGGAGAAAATGACTATATGGAGCATATAGCTCATGCAGTTATGAAAGCTAAAGAAAATGGGGTATTTTCAAAAAGTTCTCACTATGTTTCTATTCTTGAAGGAGATGTACATGATGTATTTAAAACTTTAGAAGATATATTTGAATATGGTGAAGCTAATCTATCACACTATATTTTACAAGTAACAATATCAGTAAATAGTCCAACAAAGGAATAG
- a CDS encoding ECF transporter S component, which yields MFNWKLKDVIMVCLFSVIFSFIYLGAVYLANFIATILAPLGLAPFAYEILFGVWFMAATFVPYIVQRSGVAIIAEVLSAVIEVIMGNMFGPIVILSGIIQGAGPEIIFAKDKYKNYTMKNMCLAAFAACVTSFIWGFVRGGFVKYSATMLVGMFVVRAISSIIFAGIICKIAADKLAKTGALSSYTLGNQNSMED from the coding sequence ATGTTTAATTGGAAGTTAAAAGATGTAATAATGGTATGTTTATTTTCAGTAATATTTTCATTTATATATTTAGGAGCAGTATATTTAGCTAACTTTATAGCTACAATTTTAGCTCCATTGGGATTAGCTCCATTTGCCTATGAAATATTATTTGGAGTATGGTTTATGGCAGCAACTTTTGTTCCATATATAGTTCAAAGATCAGGAGTAGCTATTATAGCAGAAGTTTTATCAGCAGTAATTGAAGTTATTATGGGTAATATGTTTGGACCAATAGTTATATTATCAGGAATAATTCAAGGGGCAGGACCTGAAATTATTTTTGCTAAAGATAAGTATAAAAACTATACTATGAAAAATATGTGTTTAGCTGCATTTGCTGCATGTGTAACTAGTTTCATATGGGGATTTGTAAGAGGTGGATTTGTAAAATACTCAGCTACAATGTTAGTGGGAATGTTTGTTGTAAGAGCTATTAGTTCAATTATTTTTGCAGGGATAATCTGTAAAATAGCAGCAGATAAATTAGCAAAAACAGGTGCTTTAAGTAGTTATACATTAGGAAATCAAAATAGTATGGAAGATTAA